CAAGGTCAAGAAGTCAAAATCATTGAACCTAGTGGACTTTATTTTGTTCGTGAAATTCTTCGCAAATTTCTCAATGGAGACCAAAGTTTCTGCTTCGTCTTCCCCTGAATTAAGCCCCAACCACCGAATTAAGCTTAACATCGGCGGCAAAATCTTTGAAACCACCGTTTCAACCCTGCAATCCTCCGCCCTCCTTGCTTCTCTCTCCATATCCACTCCCACTCAACCACCAATCTTCATCGACCGCAACCCAGATATCTTCTCTCCCCTTCTCTCCCTCCTCCGCACTCACCGCCTTCACTCCACCGCCCTCCGCCACTTCTCCCTTCACCAACTCGTCAACGAATCCCAATTCTACGGCCTCCATTCTTGCCccctctcctctttctctcctcCTCCCTTCTCCCCCTTCGACGCATCATTTGTCACCTCtatctctcctccttcctccgCCATCGTCTCCGACTTCTCTGCCTCTTCCACCACCTCTCTCCTCCTCGCTCATTCCGGGAAAATATCGTACTATGATGCTACCACTCTTTCTCATTCCTCCACCCTCCGTACCCATCTGGATGGTATTTCCGCCATCGCTGCTATTACCCCAAATATCTCAGCCGTTGGATCAAACTCTTCCGCTGGCCTCCATTTCTACACTAGAGCAGATCACGTGGGTTCTCTGTACTGGGTAGATAATTCTGACACTAGGGTCCAGAAATCCCGAGTCACTTCCATCTCTGACTCGGTGGGGAACGGAGGCGAGTCGGTATTTTCCGCTGCGTTTGAGTGTAAACACGGGGAGAACGCCGTCCTTATTGTTGACAAATCAACGCTGAAAGTTGTGGTGGAGATTGGGAGACAGTCGGGTAACTCCGCCAAATCCTCCGCTATTAGGAAGCTGAGGTGGGTTCCGCAGTTGGGGTTGCTGGTGGGAAGCGCCGTTAATTGCGGAGCGTTTGGGTATTCAGGGTACGTTCGGTTATGGGACCCTAGGTCTGGGGAGATGATATGGGAGACAAATGAGCCAGGTGGGATGGTTCGGAATAGCAGGTTGGGGGATACAATGGGGGATATTGATGTTGATCCCGAGGGGCTGTATCTGGCAAAGGTGGGTTCAAAGACTGGAGACTTGGGTGTGGCTGATTTGAGAAAATTAGGGTCAGACCCTTGGGTGTATTTGAAGGATCCAAACCCGGGATTGAGTGCAAATTGGAAGGATGGGGGGAGTGTGGTGGTGCATTGTTTCAAAGGAAATGTGTTTGTTGGGAGAGATGGGGGTTTGGAAGCTTGGTCGAAGATGGAAGAACGAG
This genomic stretch from Spinacia oleracea cultivar Varoflay chromosome 3, BTI_SOV_V1, whole genome shotgun sequence harbors:
- the LOC110791865 gene encoding protein ENDOPLASMIC RETICULUM-ARRESTED PEN3, which codes for METKVSASSSPELSPNHRIKLNIGGKIFETTVSTLQSSALLASLSISTPTQPPIFIDRNPDIFSPLLSLLRTHRLHSTALRHFSLHQLVNESQFYGLHSCPLSSFSPPPFSPFDASFVTSISPPSSAIVSDFSASSTTSLLLAHSGKISYYDATTLSHSSTLRTHLDGISAIAAITPNISAVGSNSSAGLHFYTRADHVGSLYWVDNSDTRVQKSRVTSISDSVGNGGESVFSAAFECKHGENAVLIVDKSTLKVVVEIGRQSGNSAKSSAIRKLRWVPQLGLLVGSAVNCGAFGYSGYVRLWDPRSGEMIWETNEPGGMVRNSRLGDTMGDIDVDPEGLYLAKVGSKTGDLGVADLRKLGSDPWVYLKDPNPGLSANWKDGGSVVVHCFKGNVFVGRDGGLEAWSKMEEREVVEGGGDEMKWSLYRRNYVDKVEDSERGIIRKIEGGGNRLFVSRENVEGIEVWETSRLSGVKAV